Proteins from one Mycobacterium sp. HUMS_12744610 genomic window:
- a CDS encoding Rv2175c family DNA-binding protein: MGSIPAGDDVIDPGEPTYDLPRVAELLGVPLGKVHQQLREGHLVAVRRDGGVVIPQAFFTGTGEVVKSLPGLLTILRDGGYRETEILRWLFTPDASLTITRDGSRDAVGNARPVDALHAHQAREVVRRAQAMAY; the protein is encoded by the coding sequence GTGGGCAGCATCCCGGCCGGCGACGACGTCATAGATCCCGGCGAGCCAACCTACGACCTGCCCCGGGTCGCCGAATTGCTCGGCGTGCCGCTCGGCAAGGTGCACCAACAGCTTCGGGAGGGCCACCTGGTCGCGGTGCGCCGCGACGGTGGCGTGGTGATCCCCCAGGCGTTCTTCACCGGCACCGGTGAGGTGGTCAAGAGCCTGCCCGGCCTGTTGACCATCTTGCGCGACGGCGGTTACCGCGAGACCGAGATCCTGCGGTGGCTGTTCACCCCGGACGCGTCGCTGACCATCACCCGCGACGGCAGCCGGGACGCCGTCGGCAACGCCCGCCCCGTCGACGCCCTGCACGCCCACCAGGCGCGGGAGGTCGTGCGCCGGGCCCAGGCTATGGCGTACTGA
- the idsA2 gene encoding bifunctional (2E,6E)-farnesyl/geranyl diphosphate synthase, giving the protein MTGAITDRLRRYLHDRRDETAYIGGDYDAFIGALEDFVLSGGKRLRPAFAYWGWRAVASEDPDPEVLLLFSALELLHACALLHDDVIDDSLTRRGRPTAHVQFAELHRGRRWRGSPDRFGVSAAILLGDLALAWADDIVFGADLPPDAQRRVLRVWAAIRTEVLGGQYLDIVNEASAAESIASAMNVDTFKTASYTVARPLQLGVAAAADRPDVQDTFKQFGVDLGVAFQLRDDVLGVFGDPAVTGKPSGDDLRSGKRTVLLAEAVELADRSDPAAAELLRSAIGAQLTDAQVNELRDVIEAVGALQAAEQRIAALTQRALATLASAPVNAAAKEGLSALARMATNRSA; this is encoded by the coding sequence CTGACCGGCGCCATCACCGACCGGCTTCGGCGGTACCTGCACGACCGGCGCGACGAAACCGCCTACATCGGTGGCGACTACGACGCCTTCATCGGCGCCCTCGAGGATTTCGTGCTCAGCGGCGGCAAGCGGCTGCGGCCGGCCTTCGCCTACTGGGGCTGGCGCGCCGTAGCCAGCGAAGACCCCGATCCCGAGGTGCTGCTGCTGTTCTCCGCGCTGGAGCTGCTGCACGCCTGCGCGCTACTGCACGACGACGTGATCGACGACTCCTTGACCCGCCGGGGCAGACCGACCGCCCACGTGCAGTTCGCCGAGCTGCACCGCGGCCGGCGGTGGCGCGGCTCGCCGGACCGGTTCGGCGTGTCGGCGGCGATCCTGCTCGGGGACCTCGCGCTGGCCTGGGCCGACGATATCGTGTTCGGCGCGGACTTGCCGCCCGACGCCCAGCGGCGGGTCCTGCGCGTGTGGGCCGCCATCCGCACCGAGGTCCTGGGCGGGCAGTACCTCGACATCGTCAACGAGGCCAGCGCCGCCGAGTCGATCGCGTCGGCGATGAACGTCGACACGTTCAAAACCGCCAGCTACACCGTGGCCCGGCCGCTGCAGCTGGGCGTGGCCGCCGCCGCCGATCGGCCCGACGTCCAGGACACCTTCAAGCAGTTCGGGGTGGACCTCGGCGTGGCGTTCCAATTGCGTGACGACGTGCTGGGGGTGTTCGGGGATCCGGCGGTGACCGGCAAGCCGTCCGGTGACGACCTGCGGTCCGGCAAGCGGACGGTGCTGCTGGCCGAGGCGGTCGAGCTGGCGGACCGGTCGGATCCGGCGGCGGCCGAGCTGTTGCGCAGCGCGATCGGCGCCCAGCTGACCGACGCGCAGGTGAACGAGCTGCGCGACGTCATCGAGGCGGTGGGCGCGCTGCAGGCGGCCGAGCAGCGCATCGCCGCGCTGACGCAACGGGCGCTGGCCACGCTCGCGTCCGCCCCCGTCAACGCGGCGGCCAAAGAGGGCCTGTCCGCGCTGGCCAGGATGGCCACGAACCGGTCCGCCTGA
- a CDS encoding GNAT family N-acetyltransferase, protein MPTFLIDLPPTEMERRLGDALGVYVEAMRYPRGTEKQRAAMWLEHLRRRGWQGVAAVEADDTLAAADTVSGARLSDAPLVGVAYGYPGAPGQWWQQQVVMGLQRGGSPPEVITRLMSSYFELTELHILPRAQGRGLGEALARRLLAGRVEKNVLLSTPETNGEPNRAWRLYRRLGFTDVIRDYHFAGDPRAFAILGRALPLQ, encoded by the coding sequence TTGCCGACATTCCTCATCGATCTGCCACCCACCGAAATGGAGCGGCGCCTCGGTGACGCCCTGGGTGTGTACGTCGAGGCGATGCGATACCCGCGGGGCACCGAGAAGCAGCGCGCGGCGATGTGGCTCGAGCACCTGCGGCGACGGGGCTGGCAGGGGGTGGCCGCGGTGGAGGCCGACGACACCCTGGCGGCGGCCGACACCGTCTCAGGCGCCCGCCTGAGCGACGCGCCGCTGGTCGGCGTGGCCTACGGCTACCCCGGAGCACCCGGGCAGTGGTGGCAGCAGCAGGTCGTGATGGGTCTGCAGCGCGGTGGCTCGCCGCCGGAGGTGATCACGCGGCTGATGAGCAGCTACTTCGAGCTGACCGAGCTGCACATCCTGCCGCGCGCCCAGGGGCGGGGCCTCGGCGAGGCGCTGGCCCGACGCCTGCTCGCCGGTCGCGTCGAGAAGAACGTGCTGCTGTCGACCCCGGAGACCAACGGCGAGCCCAACCGCGCGTGGCGGTTGTACCGGCGACTGGGGTTCACCGACGTCATTCGCGACTACCACTTCGCCGGTGACCCGCGGGCCTTCGCGATCCTGGGCCGGGCTTTGCCTCTGCAGTGA
- a CDS encoding class II 3-deoxy-7-phosphoheptulonate synthase: MNWTVDIPIDQLPSLPPLPTELRARLDAALAKPAAQQPSWPADQATAMRTVLESVPPVTVPSEIVRLQEQLAAVARGEAFLLQGGDCAETFTDNTEPHIRGNIRALLQMAVVLTYGASMPVVKVARIAGQYAKPRSADIDALGLKSYRGDMINGFAPDAAARDHDPSRLVRAYANASAAMNLVRALTSSGLASLHGVHDWNREFVRTSPAGARYEALATEIDRALRFMSACGVADRNLQTAEIYASHEALVLDYERAMLRLFEGEDGEPRLYDLSAHTVWIGERTRQLDGAHVAFAEVIANPIGVKIGPTMTPELAVEYVERLDPRNQPGRLTLVSRLGNGKVRDLLPPLVEKVQATGHQVIWQCDPMHGNTHESSNGYKTRHFDRIVDEVQGFFEVHRALGTHPGGIHVEITGENVTECLGGAQDISDTDLVGRYETACDPRLNTQQSLELAFLVAEMLRD; encoded by the coding sequence ATGAACTGGACCGTCGACATCCCGATCGACCAGCTGCCGTCGCTGCCGCCGCTGCCGACCGAGCTGCGCGCCCGCCTGGACGCCGCGCTGGCCAAGCCGGCCGCGCAGCAGCCCAGCTGGCCGGCCGACCAGGCCACGGCGATGCGCACGGTCCTGGAGAGCGTGCCGCCGGTGACAGTGCCGTCGGAGATCGTCCGGTTGCAGGAACAACTGGCCGCGGTCGCCAGGGGGGAGGCGTTCCTGCTGCAGGGCGGCGACTGCGCGGAGACGTTCACCGACAACACCGAACCCCACATCCGGGGCAACATCCGGGCGCTGCTGCAGATGGCCGTGGTGCTGACCTACGGCGCCAGTATGCCGGTGGTCAAGGTGGCCCGCATCGCGGGACAGTACGCCAAGCCCCGCTCGGCCGACATCGACGCGCTGGGCCTGAAGTCCTACCGCGGCGACATGATCAACGGCTTCGCCCCGGACGCCGCCGCGCGCGACCACGACCCGTCGCGGCTGGTGCGGGCCTACGCCAACGCCAGTGCGGCGATGAACCTGGTGCGGGCGCTGACCTCGTCGGGGCTGGCCTCGCTGCACGGGGTGCACGACTGGAACCGCGAGTTCGTCCGGACCTCACCGGCCGGAGCGCGGTACGAGGCGCTGGCCACCGAGATCGACCGCGCGCTGCGCTTCATGAGCGCCTGCGGGGTGGCCGACCGCAACCTGCAGACCGCGGAGATCTACGCCAGCCACGAGGCGTTGGTGCTCGACTACGAGCGCGCCATGCTGCGCCTGTTCGAGGGCGAAGACGGGGAGCCGCGGCTCTACGACCTGTCGGCGCACACGGTGTGGATCGGGGAGCGCACCCGCCAGCTCGACGGCGCGCACGTCGCGTTCGCCGAGGTGATCGCCAACCCCATCGGCGTCAAGATCGGCCCGACGATGACGCCGGAACTGGCCGTCGAATACGTCGAGCGGCTCGACCCGCGCAACCAGCCCGGCCGGCTGACACTGGTCAGCAGGCTGGGCAACGGCAAGGTCCGCGACCTGCTGCCGCCGCTCGTCGAGAAGGTCCAGGCCACCGGCCACCAGGTGATCTGGCAATGCGACCCGATGCACGGCAACACCCACGAGTCGTCCAACGGGTACAAGACCCGCCACTTCGACCGCATCGTCGACGAGGTGCAGGGGTTCTTCGAGGTGCACCGCGCTCTGGGCACCCATCCCGGCGGCATCCACGTCGAGATCACCGGCGAGAACGTCACCGAATGCCTGGGCGGCGCGCAGGACATCTCGGACACCGACCTGGTGGGCCGCTACGAGACGGCGTGCGACCCGCGGCTGAACACCCAGCAGTCGCTGGAGCTCGCGTTCCTGGTCGCCGAGATGCTGCGCGACTAG
- a CDS encoding lysophospholipid acyltransferase family protein, giving the protein MWYWLFKYILLGPLLSLLGRPKVEGLEHLPHSGSAILASNHLAVMDSFYLPLVVRRRITFLAKSEYFTGTGLKGWFQRWFFTAVGQVPIDRTNADAAQAALDTAERLLSQGKLLGMYPEGTRSPDGRLYKGKTGLARLALHTGVPVIPVAMIGTNVVNPPGTNMLHFGRVTVRFGKPMDFSRFEGMAGNRFIERAVTDEVIYELMGLSGQEYVDIYAASLKEGGSGDASAGDAARIPETAAG; this is encoded by the coding sequence ATGTGGTACTGGCTGTTCAAGTACATTCTTCTCGGCCCATTGCTATCACTGCTTGGTCGGCCCAAAGTCGAAGGCCTGGAACATCTTCCGCACTCCGGGTCGGCGATTCTGGCCAGTAATCACCTGGCGGTGATGGACAGCTTCTACCTGCCCCTGGTCGTGCGCCGCCGGATCACGTTCCTGGCCAAATCCGAATACTTCACCGGCACCGGCCTCAAGGGCTGGTTCCAGCGCTGGTTCTTCACCGCCGTCGGTCAGGTCCCGATCGACCGCACCAACGCCGACGCCGCGCAGGCGGCGCTGGACACCGCCGAACGGCTGCTGAGCCAAGGCAAGTTGCTCGGGATGTACCCCGAGGGCACCCGCTCGCCCGACGGCCGGCTCTACAAGGGCAAGACCGGCCTGGCCCGGCTGGCTCTGCACACCGGGGTTCCGGTTATCCCGGTGGCGATGATCGGCACCAACGTGGTCAACCCGCCCGGTACGAACATGCTGCACTTCGGCCGGGTCACCGTCCGCTTCGGCAAGCCGATGGACTTCTCCCGCTTCGAGGGAATGGCCGGCAACCGGTTCATCGAACGCGCCGTCACCGACGAGGTGATCTACGAGCTGATGGGCCTGTCCGGCCAGGAATACGTCGACATCTACGCGGCCAGCCTCAAGGAAGGTGGCTCCGGTGACGCCTCCGCCGGTGACGCCGCGCGCATCCCCGAGACCGCCGCGGGTTAA
- a CDS encoding protein kinase domain-containing protein translates to MDGTLLDGRYLVESRIASGGTSTVYRGLDVRLDRPVAVKVMDARYAGDEQFLTRFRFEARAVARLKNPGLVAVYDQGLDSRHPFLVMELVEGGTLRELLAERGPMPPHAVAAVLRPVLGGLAAAHGAGLVHRDVKPENVLISDEGEVKIADFGLVRAVAAAGITSANVILGTAAYLSPEQVRDGHASPRSDVYSTGILTYELLTGRTPFTGDTALSIAYQRLDTDVPPPSAAIDGVPPQFDELVARATARNPADRYADAIELAADLEAIADELGLPAFRVPAPANSAQHRSAALQHSRMAERGAAGQQPPAAAAARRPTRQLTRGPGDWPEQPPPIEPGEYEYEPLSGEFAGIAMSEFVWARQRARRTVLIWVAIVLALTALAATVGWTIGSNLSGLL, encoded by the coding sequence CTGGACGGCACGCTGCTGGACGGCCGCTACCTCGTGGAGTCCCGGATCGCCAGCGGCGGCACCTCGACGGTGTACCGGGGCCTCGACGTCCGGCTCGACCGCCCCGTCGCGGTCAAGGTGATGGACGCCCGCTACGCCGGCGACGAGCAGTTCCTGACCCGCTTCCGGTTCGAGGCGCGCGCGGTCGCGCGGTTGAAGAATCCCGGGCTGGTCGCCGTTTACGACCAGGGCCTGGACTCCCGGCACCCGTTTCTGGTGATGGAACTCGTCGAGGGCGGCACGCTGCGCGAGTTGCTGGCCGAGCGCGGGCCGATGCCGCCCCACGCCGTCGCCGCGGTGCTGCGCCCGGTGCTGGGCGGACTGGCCGCCGCGCACGGGGCGGGCCTGGTGCACCGTGACGTCAAGCCCGAGAACGTGCTGATCTCCGACGAAGGCGAGGTCAAGATCGCCGATTTCGGCCTGGTTCGCGCCGTCGCGGCCGCCGGGATCACCTCCGCCAACGTCATTCTGGGGACGGCGGCCTACCTGTCGCCCGAGCAGGTCCGCGACGGGCATGCCAGCCCCCGCAGCGACGTCTACTCCACCGGAATCCTCACCTACGAGCTGTTGACCGGGCGCACGCCGTTCACCGGCGACACGGCACTGTCGATCGCCTACCAGCGCCTGGACACCGATGTGCCCCCGCCCAGCGCCGCGATCGACGGCGTGCCCCCGCAGTTCGACGAGCTGGTGGCGCGGGCGACCGCCCGCAACCCCGCCGACCGCTACGCCGACGCGATCGAGCTGGCCGCCGACCTCGAGGCGATCGCCGACGAACTCGGATTGCCGGCATTCCGGGTGCCCGCCCCGGCCAATTCCGCCCAGCACCGGTCGGCGGCGCTGCAGCACAGCCGGATGGCGGAGCGCGGGGCCGCCGGGCAGCAGCCTCCCGCCGCCGCAGCGGCTCGCCGGCCCACCCGCCAACTCACCCGGGGGCCCGGGGACTGGCCCGAGCAGCCGCCCCCGATCGAGCCGGGCGAATACGAATACGAGCCCTTGTCAGGGGAATTCGCCGGCATCGCGATGAGCGAGTTCGTGTGGGCCCGGCAGCGCGCCCGGCGCACGGTGCTGATCTGGGTCGCGATCGTGCTCGCCCTCACCGCGCTCGCGGCGACCGTGGGGTGGACGATCGGCAGCAACCTGAGCGGCCTGCTGTGA
- a CDS encoding LppM family (lipo)protein, with translation MLLLLVPLATGCLRVRASITISPDDLVSGEIIAAAKPKTPKDTGPQLENNLPFGQKVAVSNYDSDGYVGSQAVFSDLTFAEVPQLADMNPNAAGVNLSLRRNGNLVILEGRADLTSLTDPDAEVELTVAFPGVVTSTNGDRAEPDVVSWKLKPGVVSTMTAQARYTDPNTRSFTGAGIWLTIASFAAAAAVAALAWFSRDRSPRFTGPRDQPPS, from the coding sequence ATGCTGCTCCTGCTGGTCCCGCTGGCCACCGGATGCCTGCGCGTGCGGGCGTCGATCACCATCTCGCCCGACGACCTGGTGTCCGGGGAGATCATCGCCGCCGCAAAACCCAAGACGCCCAAGGACACCGGCCCGCAGCTGGAGAACAACCTGCCGTTCGGCCAGAAGGTGGCCGTGTCGAACTACGACAGCGACGGCTATGTGGGCTCGCAGGCGGTGTTCTCCGACCTGACGTTCGCTGAGGTGCCGCAGCTGGCGGACATGAACCCCAACGCGGCCGGGGTGAACCTGTCGCTGCGCCGCAACGGCAATCTGGTGATCCTGGAGGGCCGGGCCGACCTGACCTCGCTGACCGATCCCGACGCCGAGGTCGAGCTGACCGTCGCCTTCCCCGGGGTGGTCACCTCCACCAACGGCGACCGCGCCGAGCCCGACGTGGTCTCCTGGAAGCTCAAACCGGGCGTGGTGAGCACCATGACCGCCCAGGCCCGATACACCGATCCCAACACGCGGTCGTTCACCGGGGCGGGCATCTGGCTGACCATCGCGTCCTTTGCGGCCGCCGCCGCGGTGGCGGCGCTGGCCTGGTTCAGCCGCGACCGCTCACCGCGGTTCACCGGTCCGCGCGACCAACCGCCGAGCTAA
- a CDS encoding DUF3040 domain-containing protein, whose translation MPLSDHEQRMLDQIESALYAEDPKFASSVRGGGFRAPTARRRLQGAAMFVVGLAMLVSGVAFKATMIGSFPILSVVGFVVMFAGVVFAITGPSLAGRPAHPGSGTGSLRPRRAKGAGSSFTSRMEDRFRRRFDE comes from the coding sequence ATGCCACTCTCCGATCATGAGCAACGGATGCTCGATCAGATCGAGAGCGCTCTCTACGCCGAGGACCCCAAATTCGCGTCGAGCGTTCGGGGCGGCGGATTCCGCGCACCCACCGCGCGGCGGCGCCTGCAGGGCGCGGCCATGTTCGTCGTCGGCCTGGCGATGCTGGTTTCCGGCGTTGCCTTCAAGGCCACGATGATCGGGAGCTTTCCGATCCTCAGCGTCGTCGGCTTCGTCGTGATGTTTGCCGGGGTGGTCTTCGCCATCACCGGACCCAGCCTGGCGGGCCGGCCGGCTCACCCCGGCTCCGGGACGGGGTCGCTGCGCCCGCGGCGCGCCAAGGGCGCCGGGAGCTCGTTCACCAGCCGCATGGAGGACCGCTTCCGCCGCCGCTTCGACGAGTAG
- a CDS encoding alpha-(1->6)-mannopyranosyltransferase A produces the protein METPSSPAHLPSTESPAAKKHPRAPQLSRLLAFTAGPESRPAKLGFLGAMLITMGGLGAGSTRQHDPLLESIHLSWLRFGHGLVLSSIVLWAGVGLMLIAWLGLGRRVLAGGPTEYAMKATTGFWLAPLLVSVPVFSRDTYSYLAQGALLRDGLDPYAVGPVANPNSLLDNVSPIWTITTAPYGPAFILVAKFVTVIVGNNVVAGTMLLRLCMLPGLALLIWATPRLAHHLGTDGPIALWICVLNPLVLIHLMGGVHNEMLMVGLMAAGIALTFRGCHLPGVALITVASAVKATAAISLPFLVWVWMRHQRDRRGYPPMRAFLTAMVLSVLVFAVVFGILSAAAGVGLGWLTALAGSVKIINWLTIPTGAANLIHAWGSNFFTFDFYPLLRVTRLIGIGVIAVSLPVLWWRCRRDDRTALTGIAWSMLIVVLFVPAALPWYYSWPLAAGAPLAQSRRAVATIAGFSTWVMVIFKPDGSHGMYSWLHFWLATACAVIAWYTLKRAPAAAAEPGREAVSTP, from the coding sequence ATGGAGACCCCGTCGAGCCCGGCGCACCTCCCGTCCACCGAATCGCCCGCGGCCAAGAAGCACCCCCGCGCCCCGCAACTGTCTCGCTTGCTGGCGTTCACCGCCGGCCCGGAGTCGCGACCGGCGAAACTGGGGTTTCTCGGCGCGATGCTGATCACCATGGGCGGGCTGGGCGCCGGCAGCACCCGCCAGCACGACCCGCTGCTGGAGTCGATCCACCTGTCGTGGCTGCGCTTCGGGCACGGGCTGGTGTTGTCGTCGATCGTGCTGTGGGCCGGCGTGGGCCTGATGCTGATCGCGTGGCTGGGGCTGGGACGCCGGGTCTTAGCCGGCGGCCCGACCGAATACGCGATGAAGGCCACCACCGGGTTCTGGCTGGCGCCGTTGCTGGTGTCGGTGCCCGTGTTCAGCCGGGACACGTATTCCTATCTGGCCCAGGGCGCGCTGCTGCGCGACGGCCTGGACCCCTACGCGGTGGGCCCCGTGGCAAACCCGAACTCGTTGCTGGACAACGTGAGTCCCATCTGGACGATCACCACCGCCCCGTACGGCCCGGCGTTCATCCTGGTCGCGAAGTTCGTCACGGTCATCGTCGGCAACAACGTGGTGGCCGGGACGATGTTGCTGCGCCTGTGCATGCTGCCCGGGTTGGCGCTGCTGATCTGGGCCACACCCCGGTTGGCGCATCACCTGGGGACCGACGGCCCCATCGCGCTGTGGATCTGCGTCCTCAATCCCCTGGTGCTCATCCACCTGATGGGGGGGGTGCACAACGAGATGCTGATGGTCGGGCTCATGGCCGCCGGCATCGCCCTGACCTTCCGCGGGTGCCACCTCCCGGGCGTCGCCCTGATCACCGTGGCCAGTGCGGTCAAGGCCACCGCCGCGATCTCGCTGCCGTTCCTGGTCTGGGTGTGGATGCGGCATCAGCGCGACCGGCGGGGATATCCCCCGATGCGGGCGTTCCTGACGGCCATGGTGCTCTCCGTGCTCGTCTTCGCCGTGGTGTTCGGGATCCTCTCCGCCGCGGCCGGTGTCGGGCTGGGCTGGCTGACCGCACTGGCCGGATCGGTGAAGATCATCAACTGGCTGACCATTCCCACCGGGGCCGCCAACCTGATCCACGCGTGGGGCAGCAACTTCTTCACCTTCGACTTCTATCCCCTGCTGCGCGTCACCCGGCTGATCGGGATCGGGGTCATCGCGGTGTCGCTGCCGGTGTTGTGGTGGCGGTGCCGCCGCGACGACCGGACCGCGCTGACCGGCATCGCGTGGTCGATGCTGATCGTGGTGTTGTTCGTGCCCGCCGCCCTGCCCTGGTACTACTCCTGGCCGCTGGCGGCAGGGGCGCCGCTGGCCCAGTCGCGACGCGCGGTCGCCACCATCGCGGGGTTCTCGACGTGGGTCATGGTCATCTTCAAACCCGACGGCTCGCACGGCATGTACTCGTGGCTGCACTTCTGGCTGGCCACCGCCTGCGCCGTCATCGCCTGGTACACGCTGAAGCGGGCCCCCGCGGCGGCGGCCGAACCGGGCCGCGAAGCCGTCAGTACGCCATAG
- a CDS encoding mycobacterial-type methylenetetrahydrofolate reductase has protein sequence MTLNTIALELVPPNVEDGRARALEDARKVVHCSAESGLEGRIRHVMIPGMIAEDDDRPVPMKPKLDVLDFWSILKPELPGLRGLCTQVTAFMDASALRRRLTDLCDAGMEGVVFVGVPRTMSDGEGSGVAPTDALSIYRELVSNRGVILIPTREGEHGRFNFKCDQGATYGMTQLLYSDAIVGFLTEFARTTDHRPEILLSFGFVPKVEGRIGLINWLIQDPGNAAVAREQEFVRELAGSEPARKRRLMVDLYKRVIDGVAELGFPLSIHFEATYGVSTPAFQVFAEMLAYWSPREPV, from the coding sequence GTGACCCTCAACACCATCGCCCTCGAACTGGTGCCGCCCAACGTGGAAGACGGTCGGGCACGGGCGCTGGAAGATGCGCGAAAAGTGGTGCATTGCTCGGCCGAGAGTGGCCTGGAGGGCCGGATCCGGCACGTGATGATTCCCGGGATGATCGCCGAGGACGACGACCGTCCCGTGCCGATGAAGCCCAAGCTCGACGTGCTGGACTTCTGGTCGATCCTCAAGCCGGAGTTGCCGGGGTTGCGCGGCCTGTGCACGCAGGTGACCGCTTTCATGGACGCATCGGCGCTGCGGCGGCGGCTGACCGATCTGTGCGACGCCGGCATGGAGGGCGTGGTGTTCGTCGGCGTGCCGCGCACGATGAGCGACGGCGAGGGCTCCGGCGTCGCTCCCACCGACGCGCTGTCGATCTACCGGGAGCTGGTGAGCAACCGGGGGGTGATCCTGATTCCCACCCGCGAGGGCGAACACGGCCGGTTCAACTTCAAGTGCGATCAGGGCGCCACCTACGGCATGACCCAGCTGCTGTATTCGGACGCGATCGTGGGGTTCTTGACGGAGTTCGCCCGAACCACCGATCACCGGCCCGAGATCCTGTTGTCGTTCGGCTTCGTGCCGAAGGTGGAGGGCCGCATCGGGCTGATCAACTGGCTGATCCAGGACCCGGGCAACGCCGCGGTGGCCCGCGAGCAGGAGTTCGTGAGGGAACTGGCCGGCAGCGAGCCGGCGCGGAAGCGCCGGCTCATGGTCGACCTCTACAAGCGCGTCATCGACGGCGTCGCCGAGCTGGGCTTCCCGCTCAGCATCCATTTCGAGGCGACGTACGGGGTGTCGACCCCGGCCTTCCAGGTGTTCGCCGAGATGCTCGCCTACTGGTCGCCGCGCGAGCCGGTTTAG
- a CDS encoding glycosyltransferase 87 family protein, which yields MSRSQTPGAGFAGRSGLGRALTWGLLWLAAAAALGYTAWRLFGHTPYRIDIDIYQMGGQAWLDGHPLYRGEVLFHTPIGLNLPFTYPPLAAIVFSPFAWLHMPAASVAITLLTLALLMVSTLIVLTRLDVWDTSTVLPGPPWLRRLWLTVMIVAPAAIWLEPINSNFAFGQINAVLMTLVIADCFPRRTPWPRGVLLGLGIALKLTPAVFLLYLVLRRDNRAALTAVASFAAATAVGFALAWDDSWEYWTRTVHHTDRIGAAALNTDQNVAGGLARLDLGEHERFVLWVAASLLVLGLTIWAMRRVLRAGEPTLAIICVALFGLVVSPVSWSHHWVWMVPAVLVTAVLGWRRRNVALAVVSAAGVALMAWTPINLLPKHHETTAVWWRQLAGMSYVWWALAVIAAAGVTVGARAGSRHPASPTLTPVSAAG from the coding sequence ATGAGTAGATCGCAGACGCCCGGCGCGGGCTTCGCTGGCAGAAGTGGGCTCGGACGGGCGCTGACGTGGGGACTGCTCTGGTTGGCGGCGGCCGCCGCGCTGGGCTACACGGCGTGGCGCCTGTTCGGGCACACTCCGTACCGCATCGACATCGACATCTATCAGATGGGCGGTCAGGCCTGGTTAGACGGGCATCCGCTGTACCGCGGCGAGGTGTTGTTCCACACCCCCATCGGGCTGAACCTGCCCTTCACCTATCCCCCGCTGGCGGCCATCGTGTTCAGCCCGTTCGCCTGGTTGCACATGCCGGCCGCCAGCGTCGCAATCACGTTGCTGACGCTGGCGCTGCTGATGGTGTCGACGTTGATCGTGCTCACCCGCCTCGACGTGTGGGACACCTCGACGGTGCTGCCGGGGCCGCCGTGGCTGCGCCGGCTGTGGTTGACGGTGATGATCGTGGCGCCCGCGGCGATCTGGCTGGAACCCATCAACTCCAACTTCGCGTTCGGCCAGATCAACGCCGTGCTGATGACGCTGGTGATCGCCGACTGCTTCCCGCGCCGCACGCCGTGGCCGCGCGGCGTGCTGCTCGGGTTGGGGATCGCGCTCAAGCTCACCCCCGCGGTGTTTCTGCTCTATTTGGTGCTGCGCCGCGACAACCGCGCGGCGCTCACCGCGGTGGCGTCGTTCGCGGCCGCGACGGCCGTCGGTTTCGCGCTGGCCTGGGACGATTCGTGGGAGTACTGGACCCGCACGGTGCACCACACCGACCGGATCGGCGCCGCGGCGCTGAACACCGACCAGAACGTCGCGGGCGGGCTGGCGCGGTTGGACCTCGGCGAGCACGAGCGCTTCGTGCTGTGGGTGGCCGCGAGCCTGCTCGTGCTGGGGCTGACCATCTGGGCGATGCGGCGGGTGCTGCGCGCCGGCGAGCCGACGCTGGCGATCATCTGTGTCGCGCTGTTCGGCTTGGTCGTGTCGCCGGTGTCGTGGTCGCACCACTGGGTCTGGATGGTGCCGGCGGTGCTGGTGACCGCGGTCCTGGGCTGGCGGCGGCGCAACGTCGCGCTGGCGGTGGTCAGCGCCGCCGGGGTGGCGCTGATGGCATGGACCCCGATCAACCTGCTGCCCAAGCATCACGAGACGACCGCGGTGTGGTGGCGCCAACTGGCCGGGATGTCCTACGTGTGGTGGGCGTTGGCGGTCATCGCCGCGGCCGGAGTCACCGTCGGCGCCCGCGCCGGCTCGCGGCACCCGGCATCGCCCACCCTGACACCGGTGTCGGCGGCCGGTTAA